TGGGCAAATGGCAGAAAGTACCTGGATATAACAGAGTAACTGACGTGGCGAGAATCATAGGCAACGAAACGTGATGTCAAGGTCACACGTATCTGTTGACCCATCCTTTGACAGCTTGTCAAGGACGTGAAGCGTTCCATTTAGCCTTGATAGGATAATCCCGCACACTGATATTTTGCCCAGCAACTCATTGCTGGGCTTGCCACACGGCGAGTGACAGGGTACAGGGGGCGAGCCCTCTGCGTCTAGCCTTGGATGACGGAAGGGGGCGTTCTAACTAACCGAGGGCAATTTTACACATAAATATGGACTTGATCACAAGAACTTTAATTAATAAACATTAATTTACTAAACATAATAAACATATTTATTTAAATAATATCTCAAAATGAATGGCACATGATATTTCCGTAACCTCCCCATAAATTGTTTATCTGACAGATACTCCACGTAAGTATACACGGATGATATTTTTAACGCTTTTTAGTTCAACCGATTGGTAAAGAGTTCGGTTGTCTTAGTGTAAATTACGCTGTATACCTGGAGATTTTGAATTAACGCTCTTGAACCCAATCACAAGAGCCAGAATGGCTATTGCAAAGTGAATGAACGTATCTAACGGTTCTAAGATGATCAGCCCTAAAACGTCTCGTGTGAACAGACCTAATACTGCCACAATCAGATATACGATTCCGAAAAATCTCGCGAACAAAATACTTCTTTCGTTGTTTCCGCTTACCGCAAGAGCGAGAACGCCTGTCAAAATGTGAAACACGTTGTGTGTCATTGTTAAAGAAAGCAATCCATGGAAAGGAAAAATAAAACCTGCTATACCAGCCAATACTAGTACTGTACCTAAAATTTTCATGAATTTTTTGGCCATATTAAAATCCTCCTTTGCATCTTTAACAGAAGTTTTCAGCTGTTTACTGCTTCGAAATATTTGTTTTACGTATCAAAATTTTTAATTTTTAGTTGTTGTATCCTCTATATCAAGGGCTCTAGGCACCTATCGAGTCAGAACTCCTTCCCATGTTATCGAAATTTGTACTATCCTTTCCAAGGATATCTTTATCCACTTGCTGGTGCTGCATTAGCAGCAAGGTCGTCTACATGATGCTTGGGAGTATTATCTTTTCGCCTGTGTGTGACTACGGTCCAAAAACTTGTCAAAAAAGATTTGATCTGAGGTGACACCACATTCATTCAGTTTGCTTATAGCTGCATCGATCATTCCTGGAGGCCCACAAAGATAAGCTTTGCAAGACGATACCTGAATTCCAGGCTGATCTTTGATATGTTCGGTGACCAAACCCCGGGCTCCTAACCAATCGCTGTCGATCGGCTCTTCCGACAATACCGGAATGAAATGGAAAGGCGCGTTCCAGACCGAAATGATCTGATCGATCTCATCTAGACAATACAGGTCGCGTTGCGTGCGTGCGCCAAACAAAAATAATACCGGAATATTTCCTCCTTGTTTGGCTGCTTGCTCTAATATCGCTTTAATTGGAGCTAAGCCACTGCCACCCGCAATGCATACAATCGGTTGATCGGAAGGCCGCAAATAGAAGGATCCGTAGGGGCCGGTTACAGTCACTTTTTCGCCCGTCCGGTCCGCTGCAAACAACCAGCCGGTCATTTCCCCTTTTGGCACTCGGCGAATAAAGAAACTGATCTCTGTTTGTCCTTGTTTCTTCGGCGCATCCGCAAACGAATACGATCGGGGTTCCTTGATGCCTGGTACCGACAGATCTGCATATTGTCCGGCTTCGTAAGTAATGCTTTCGTCCAGTTCAATCACAATTTTGAGTATGTCGTGTGTCAACGATTCGCACTTGCGAATCACACCGTTTATAGATTTAACAGTATGAAGAGGGCCTTCCATAGGCCGGTCAAGCCAAACCTTAAGGTTACTTTTGACAAATGACTGACATGCAAGAATATAGCCCTGTTCTAATTCTTCTCTGCTTAGCGTGTAGGAAAAGTCCATGATCGATTTTACTTCCCCTTCGATTAAGCGGCATTTGCAAGTAGCACAAGTCCCAACCTTACAGTCATGCGGGAAAGGTACCCCCGCTGACAAAGCTGCCTGCAGCAATGTTTGTTTTGGATGTACAGGAAAGCGGTCGCCGGTAGGTTGTACATCAACAAAGCGGGGGTTCTGTGTTTTATTGAATATCCTAGTAAGTAAATTCGCCATCGTAATCTCCCTTTCCGCGCCATGAATACGCATCATGAATAAAAAGACAATTCGGGTTGAAATTGCCTATATCGTTGGTTAGATACTGCCATAGGACCTTAGTTTTGATACGAAACGGCCTTTACAGCATCTTCTTCAAACCAGTTCGGCCAACCGGCTTTTTCGTTTGCTTTTTTTGCCAGTTCTCTTTCTTCCGGCGAGGCATAGAGCAAATCAATTTTCTTCAGTTTTTTCTTGACAAACCAGAACCAAAGTGGCGGAACAAACGACATCAGGAAACAAAGAAGGATGGTTGGCATTCTATTGTCTATGGCGCTTGGTTTCAGTGCATAATGAGGGACGTCACTATCTAAATGATGGTGTGCATGCGTCGTGATTTCCGAACCGGCTATCCTGGTGAAGGGTGTACGATGTTCCCATGCATGATGGTCTTTAATCGGAGTACCTTCTACCCTGATAAGTCCGTAATGTTGCGTATAATTGAAAATTTCGACAAGCATCTTTGCTAAAATTAGGTTGGTAGTCACTAGTGCTGCACCTAGCCATCCGGCGACATAGTAAAAACTACCTATCACAAGAGCCAGCAATAGAATTGCTTGGGTAATGCGACTACGCAATGACCAAATTGAGCGCCCTCTTTTCTTTTGAAACTCTCTCTCAATTCTGAAGGCGTCTCTTAGAGCGCCAAATGTTGCTCGCAGCGCAAATGCATAGACCGTTTCACCCCGGTAGGCAGTATCTGAATCTTTCGGTGTTCCCACATGAATATGGTGAGTATATACATGAGCCAAATCGCGCGTGGGATCTCCCCAAAATACGCCCATTATATAACCCAGATTTCTTTGAAACGTCCCCTTTCTGTGCCATAATTCGTGAGCTATCCCCACATTGGGTACAGCAGCCATAAACATTGCTGTAATGACGCATCCTGCGTAGGCAAGGATCGTCATAGCCGTGGTGGGTTCATTAAATCCTTCTTTAATTCGCCAAGCATAAGCTGCATAAAGCAGGATCATCAGGGGAAGATGAAGGTACAAGTGTAAATCAGCTATCCAAGGATATTTCACATTTCTTATCCCTTCATCCTGTCCGATTGCAAGTTCACCCAGTAACAAAAAGATGAACACTCCTACAGAACCGATCCACACCCATTGTCCGCCTAAAATATACCCTGCGATCCCTACAAGCACAAGTATCGTGTTTAA
The nucleotide sequence above comes from Bacillus thermozeamaize. Encoded proteins:
- a CDS encoding oxidoreductase; amino-acid sequence: MANLLTRIFNKTQNPRFVDVQPTGDRFPVHPKQTLLQAALSAGVPFPHDCKVGTCATCKCRLIEGEVKSIMDFSYTLSREELEQGYILACQSFVKSNLKVWLDRPMEGPLHTVKSINGVIRKCESLTHDILKIVIELDESITYEAGQYADLSVPGIKEPRSYSFADAPKKQGQTEISFFIRRVPKGEMTGWLFAADRTGEKVTVTGPYGSFYLRPSDQPIVCIAGGSGLAPIKAILEQAAKQGGNIPVLFLFGARTQRDLYCLDEIDQIISVWNAPFHFIPVLSEEPIDSDWLGARGLVTEHIKDQPGIQVSSCKAYLCGPPGMIDAAISKLNECGVTSDQIFFDKFLDRSHTQAKR